The following proteins come from a genomic window of Alphaproteobacteria bacterium:
- a CDS encoding thermonuclease family protein, whose product MGRNCLVLFICFCLFSFEAVAKKGKYNDVSKNVYHIDVLDVVDGDTLFVEIYYTNTLSEKINIRLIGIDTPEKGGNARCDDEKVLAREATKFMKGILLSAEKQGKKFFINGVKKDKYGNRIDANVYFSDGEFLGNDVVNVAGEMLKTDLAVSYNGGRKLKNWCD is encoded by the coding sequence ATGGGTAGAAATTGTTTAGTTCTATTTATTTGTTTTTGTTTATTCTCTTTTGAGGCTGTTGCTAAGAAGGGGAAGTATAATGATGTATCTAAAAATGTTTATCATATAGATGTGCTTGATGTGGTGGATGGTGATACTTTGTTTGTGGAGATTTATTATACTAATACTTTGTCTGAGAAAATTAATATTAGGCTTATTGGGATTGATACTCCTGAGAAGGGTGGTAACGCTAGGTGCGATGATGAAAAGGTGTTGGCAAGAGAGGCTACTAAATTTATGAAGGGGATTTTATTATCTGCGGAGAAGCAGGGTAAGAAATTTTTTATAAATGGGGTAAAGAAGGATAAGTATGGCAATAGGATTGATGCTAATGTTTATTTTTCTGATGGAGAGTTTTTAGGAAATGATGTTGTGAATGTTGCTGGAGAGATGCTGAAGACTGATTTAGCAGTTTCTTATAATGGAGGTAGGAAGTTGAAAAATTGGTGTGATTAG
- the fabZ gene encoding 3-hydroxyacyl-ACP dehydratase FabZ codes for MTTVKYDIEGIKKLVPHRYPFLLIDKVEITERGVSATGTKCVTANEEVFNGHFPGRATFPGFLMLEALAQTAVCVGKDVMENPDDTLILLAGTDKAKFKRQVVPGDVLKLHVEIITEKGPMSKFKCWGEVDGELCVSCELSAMKVPMKK; via the coding sequence ATGACTACTGTAAAATATGATATTGAAGGAATTAAAAAGCTAGTACCTCACAGATATCCATTTTTATTAATAGATAAAGTGGAAATTACAGAAAGAGGTGTGAGTGCTACTGGTACTAAATGTGTTACAGCTAATGAAGAAGTTTTTAATGGACATTTTCCTGGTAGAGCTACTTTTCCTGGCTTTCTTATGTTAGAAGCCTTGGCTCAAACTGCAGTTTGTGTTGGAAAAGATGTTATGGAAAATCCAGATGATACATTAATTTTACTAGCAGGAACTGACAAAGCTAAGTTTAAAAGACAAGTTGTTCCTGGTGATGTGTTGAAATTACATGTTGAAATCATAACAGAAAAAGGTCCTATGAGTAAGTTTAAATGTTGGGGTGAAGTGGACGGAGAACTTTGTGTTTCTTGTGAATTGTCTGCTATGAAAGTTCCAATGAAAAAATAA
- the lpxD gene encoding UDP-3-O-(3-hydroxymyristoyl)glucosamine N-acyltransferase: MNKFFGLGKYKLFSDDIKRIASVEAYQKCDSVEIFSLGDLRNNKEGDIVYLDGVGASSELSRDKYMAYISELKASAIIVRDSNKDLFKDTNIAVFISESPKKSFIKLQEHFVQDLSLVEKSISERSFVDSSVEFVEKDSVAIGHFSVIEKNVKIGKNVVIGNNVVIGAGVEIGDGSIIRDGATIRYSILGNYCVIDEGARLGTVGFGWASDARGHVRVIHTGSVILGDFVEIGANTCIDRGVFEDSKISDGVKIDNLCQIAHNVNIGKHSILAGGCCIAGSVEMGSFVLVGGNTAISGHLKIEDGANIGGMSGVIGNVSSGSSVWGLPATNKRDYLRQTAALRGLIKRKK, encoded by the coding sequence ATGAATAAATTTTTTGGGCTTGGCAAGTACAAGTTGTTTTCTGATGATATCAAAAGAATTGCTTCGGTTGAAGCTTATCAAAAATGTGATTCTGTAGAGATTTTTTCTTTAGGTGATTTAAGAAATAATAAAGAGGGTGATATAGTTTATCTTGATGGTGTGGGAGCTTCTTCAGAGCTTTCTAGAGATAAATATATGGCTTATATTTCGGAATTAAAGGCTTCAGCTATTATTGTAAGAGATTCTAATAAAGATTTATTTAAAGATACAAATATAGCTGTATTTATTTCGGAAAGTCCTAAAAAATCATTTATTAAGTTACAAGAACATTTTGTTCAAGATTTATCTTTAGTTGAAAAATCAATATCAGAAAGATCTTTTGTAGATTCTTCTGTTGAATTCGTTGAAAAAGATAGTGTTGCTATAGGTCATTTTTCAGTTATAGAAAAGAATGTTAAGATAGGTAAGAACGTCGTTATAGGAAATAACGTTGTTATTGGTGCTGGTGTTGAAATAGGCGATGGATCTATTATTAGAGATGGCGCAACTATTAGATATTCTATATTAGGTAATTATTGTGTTATAGATGAAGGTGCTAGATTAGGTACTGTTGGTTTTGGTTGGGCGTCTGATGCTAGAGGGCATGTTAGAGTTATTCATACAGGATCTGTTATTTTAGGTGATTTTGTTGAAATTGGTGCTAATACATGTATTGATAGAGGTGTGTTTGAAGATAGTAAGATTTCAGATGGTGTTAAAATAGATAATTTATGTCAGATTGCTCATAATGTTAATATTGGAAAACATTCTATTTTAGCTGGAGGTTGTTGTATTGCAGGTTCTGTTGAGATGGGTTCATTTGTTCTTGTCGGTGGAAATACGGCTATATCTGGGCATCTTAAGATAGAAGATGGTGCTAATATTGGTGGTATGTCTGGTGTGATAGGAAACGTTTCTTCAGGCTCTAGTGTTTGGGGGCTTCCTGCGACAAATAAAAGAGATTATTTGAGACAAACAGCCGCTTTGAGAGGTTTAATTAAAAGAAAAAAATAA
- a CDS encoding OmpH family outer membrane protein: protein MLKKSKLMDGNLIAVSLSAFAIVLSTFAIVTSPSKKLEERVVESGTKVGVVNIKYVQENAKVTKALNEQKDKYLKKLQKRTEDKKAELKKEEEKLKAQAKTLSQEALKEKVLAFQNEVMEFERETAVKVKAVQLSFSQEIQKVQMDHLNTILVSLAKEKGFDVLTQSSDSVVINSDFDLTKEVVDALNKKVSTLKMEDPSKLEAKIKKATK from the coding sequence ATGTTGAAAAAATCTAAATTAATGGACGGAAATCTTATCGCAGTATCTTTATCTGCTTTTGCAATAGTTCTTTCTACATTTGCTATAGTTACTAGCCCTAGCAAAAAATTAGAAGAAAGAGTTGTTGAAAGTGGTACTAAAGTGGGTGTTGTTAACATCAAATATGTTCAAGAAAATGCTAAAGTTACTAAAGCTTTAAATGAACAAAAAGATAAGTATCTTAAAAAATTACAAAAAAGAACTGAAGATAAAAAAGCTGAATTAAAGAAAGAAGAAGAAAAGTTAAAAGCTCAAGCTAAAACTTTATCTCAAGAAGCTTTAAAAGAAAAAGTTCTTGCGTTCCAAAATGAAGTTATGGAATTTGAAAGAGAAACTGCAGTTAAAGTTAAAGCTGTTCAACTTTCTTTCTCTCAAGAAATTCAAAAAGTTCAAATGGATCACTTAAATACAATTTTAGTTTCTTTAGCTAAAGAAAAAGGTTTTGATGTATTAACTCAAAGTAGTGATAGCGTTGTTATTAATTCTGACTTTGATCTTACAAAAGAAGTTGTTGATGCTTTAAATAAAAAAGTTTCAACATTGAAAATGGAAGATCCATCAAAATTAGAAGCTAAAATTAAAAAAGCTACAAAATAA
- the bamA gene encoding outer membrane protein assembly factor BamA: MNKKNLLFVALLFVAMNISFVAKAVVVKSISVEGNEKYNSGMIVASLPFQVGDNISKKDLNKGLKILYKTGFFKNVSLNEKSGKVKVKVEEAIIVKKYYIEGNDGVSDDIFFENLTIKDMTPFSKSEISNAVDLMLKIYSSMGYFSAKVVPVQIKLSDNFYNVVFEVDEGKKAKIEKIIIKGNKFLKDEDILSAIKTKEYKWWKFFSRNDVFDEDRAKSDVALIKKYYRDNGFMDATVIPSNVNVSEDKGSFILTFEIEEGDRYKVGDVKIASDVIDYDLYSLLKEENLNPKGSWFSLSNRNKTEKNLSLALEEKGFIFKEINVDVKKVEFADEPIMDIIYNIENAKKIFVDKINILGNTVTRDSVIRNELYIGEQDVLTQTKLRMSKSSLSKTGYFDNLSITPSPTLNPEKVNLDVAVVERNTGEISFALGWSSLKGLVIDLAYKESNFMGKGHKVSAIASRSSLTDNYSFSYTDPYFFNKNMSGGFTVFMNNYKYKEDYGYDKDSYGLALNTGWKYNKHLSQSVSVRYQMDDVSDLSDDSTLKPEDVGEAKLYIVSQKLSYRDTDYDLLYRNRSGYILSVANSYTLKESTENYFKTDVSATYYKTFLKGRVSTSASINGGYIEALEDNYLRRSYRYFLGGSNLRGFAISGVGARQNGSSYTEGGEWRVYGSLETKFPIGIPSEYKVNGLAFFDYGAIGKPSGFDPATTQYDDSIRTAAGLGINWDSPMGSIALTWAWAQNYEEYDERETFRLSIGNNF; the protein is encoded by the coding sequence ATGAATAAAAAAAACTTATTATTTGTGGCGCTATTATTTGTAGCTATGAATATTTCATTTGTTGCGAAAGCTGTTGTTGTTAAATCTATTTCAGTTGAAGGAAATGAGAAATATAATTCTGGTATGATTGTAGCTTCTTTACCTTTCCAAGTTGGAGATAATATTTCTAAAAAAGATCTTAATAAAGGTTTGAAGATTTTATATAAAACAGGTTTTTTTAAAAATGTTTCTTTAAATGAAAAATCTGGAAAAGTTAAAGTTAAAGTTGAAGAAGCTATCATTGTTAAAAAATATTATATAGAAGGTAATGATGGAGTTTCTGATGATATCTTTTTTGAAAATTTAACAATAAAAGATATGACACCATTTTCTAAAAGTGAAATTTCTAATGCTGTAGATCTTATGTTGAAGATTTATAGTTCTATGGGGTATTTCTCTGCAAAAGTAGTTCCTGTTCAAATTAAGCTTTCAGATAATTTTTATAATGTTGTTTTTGAAGTTGATGAAGGTAAAAAAGCAAAGATTGAAAAAATTATTATTAAAGGTAATAAGTTCTTAAAAGATGAAGATATTTTATCGGCTATAAAAACTAAAGAATATAAATGGTGGAAATTCTTTTCTAGAAATGATGTGTTTGATGAAGATAGGGCAAAATCAGACGTAGCTTTGATTAAGAAATATTATAGAGATAATGGTTTTATGGATGCTACAGTAATTCCTTCAAATGTTAATGTTTCTGAAGATAAAGGTTCTTTTATTCTTACTTTTGAAATTGAAGAAGGTGATAGATATAAAGTTGGTGATGTGAAGATTGCATCTGATGTTATAGATTATGATTTATATAGTTTACTTAAAGAAGAAAATTTAAATCCTAAAGGATCTTGGTTCTCTTTATCTAATAGAAATAAAACTGAAAAAAATCTTTCTTTAGCATTGGAAGAAAAAGGGTTTATATTTAAAGAAATTAATGTAGATGTTAAGAAAGTTGAATTTGCAGATGAACCAATTATGGATATTATCTATAACATAGAAAATGCTAAGAAGATATTTGTGGATAAAATTAATATACTTGGTAATACGGTTACTAGAGATTCTGTTATTAGAAATGAACTTTATATTGGAGAGCAAGACGTTTTAACTCAAACTAAATTGAGAATGTCTAAATCGTCTTTATCTAAAACAGGATATTTTGATAATTTATCAATAACTCCTAGTCCGACTTTGAATCCAGAGAAAGTTAATTTGGATGTTGCAGTTGTTGAAAGAAATACTGGTGAGATTTCTTTTGCATTAGGTTGGAGCTCATTAAAAGGATTGGTAATAGATTTGGCTTATAAGGAAAGTAATTTTATGGGTAAAGGTCATAAGGTTTCAGCTATTGCATCTAGATCTAGCTTAACTGATAATTATAGTTTTAGTTATACGGATCCATATTTCTTTAATAAGAATATGTCTGGTGGATTTACAGTGTTTATGAATAACTATAAATATAAAGAAGATTATGGTTATGATAAAGATTCTTATGGTTTAGCTTTGAATACAGGTTGGAAATATAATAAACACTTGTCTCAAAGTGTTAGTGTTAGATATCAAATGGATGATGTATCTGATTTGTCTGATGATTCAACTTTAAAACCAGAAGATGTTGGTGAAGCTAAATTATATATTGTTTCTCAAAAGTTATCTTATAGAGATACTGATTATGATTTATTGTATAGAAATAGAAGTGGTTATATATTGAGCGTAGCTAATTCTTATACATTAAAAGAGTCTACTGAGAATTATTTTAAGACAGATGTTTCTGCTACTTATTATAAAACTTTCTTGAAAGGTAGGGTTTCAACTTCGGCATCAATTAATGGTGGCTATATAGAGGCTTTAGAAGATAATTATTTAAGAAGATCTTATAGATATTTCTTAGGTGGTTCTAATTTAAGAGGTTTTGCTATTTCAGGTGTTGGTGCTAGACAAAATGGTAGTAGTTATACTGAAGGTGGTGAATGGAGAGTTTATGGTTCGTTAGAAACTAAATTCCCAATCGGAATTCCAAGTGAATATAAAGTTAATGGTTTGGCGTTCTTTGATTATGGTGCTATTGGTAAGCCTTCTGGATTTGATCCTGCTACTACTCAATATGATGATTCAATTAGAACTGCTGCTGGACTTGGTATTAACTGGGATTCACCAATGGGATCTATTGCTCTTACTTGGGCGTGGGCTCAAAATTATGAAGAGTATGATGAAAGAGAAACGTTTAGACTTTCTATCGGAAATAATTTTTAA
- the rseP gene encoding RIP metalloprotease RseP encodes MFYSIFMSVISFVLLIFSIVFVHELGHFLFARLNGVRVDVFSIGFGKELFGWNDKKGTRWKVCLIPLGGYVKMFGQADLPESEAEAQKLKKKLTAKDKKVHYDYKNRLQRISIVFAGPLFNFLFAFLIMFGLTYFVGKEVYESRYVKSVSENAPAFVYLQEGDMIKSIDGADVSSYEDIKEIILNSEGKELSLKLERDGKKILRRITPEREDENSPYLLGYVPDFRVIDTQDFTFTEAVVEAGNDLYELTYAMVDGIGRLLTGKESAKNVGGVISIGGIAKQSLEAGFVTFISIVALISINLGLVNLLPLPILDGGHILILTVESFIRRDLPVKLKLAMMNVGAILLLSLLLLSVFNDVLRIVGI; translated from the coding sequence ATGTTTTATAGTATTTTTATGTCGGTAATTTCATTTGTACTTTTGATTTTTTCAATAGTATTTGTTCATGAATTAGGACATTTTTTATTTGCTAGATTAAATGGTGTTAGAGTAGATGTATTTTCTATAGGGTTTGGTAAAGAACTTTTTGGATGGAATGATAAAAAAGGAACTAGATGGAAAGTTTGTTTAATTCCTCTTGGTGGTTATGTTAAGATGTTTGGGCAAGCGGATTTACCAGAGTCAGAAGCTGAAGCTCAAAAGTTGAAAAAGAAATTAACTGCTAAAGATAAAAAAGTTCATTATGATTATAAAAATAGATTGCAAAGAATTTCTATTGTTTTTGCAGGTCCTTTGTTTAATTTTTTATTTGCATTTTTGATTATGTTTGGTCTGACTTATTTTGTTGGAAAAGAAGTTTATGAAAGTAGATATGTTAAATCTGTTTCTGAAAATGCTCCTGCTTTTGTTTATCTTCAAGAAGGTGATATGATTAAATCTATAGATGGAGCGGATGTTTCTTCTTATGAAGATATTAAAGAGATTATTTTAAATTCAGAGGGTAAAGAGCTTTCTTTGAAATTGGAAAGAGACGGTAAGAAGATTTTAAGAAGAATTACTCCTGAAAGAGAAGATGAAAACTCTCCATATCTTTTAGGTTATGTTCCTGATTTTAGAGTTATAGATACTCAAGATTTTACTTTTACTGAAGCGGTTGTTGAAGCAGGAAATGATTTATATGAATTAACATATGCTATGGTTGATGGTATCGGTAGATTGTTGACAGGTAAAGAGTCTGCTAAGAATGTTGGTGGTGTTATATCTATAGGTGGAATTGCAAAACAATCTTTGGAAGCTGGTTTTGTTACATTTATTTCTATAGTTGCTTTAATATCTATCAATTTAGGTTTGGTTAATTTGTTGCCTTTACCTATTTTAGATGGTGGACATATTTTGATACTTACTGTGGAAAGTTTTATAAGAAGAGATTTGCCAGTTAAGTTGAAATTAGCGATGATGAATGTTGGTGCTATTTTGCTATTATCATTATTATTGTTGTCAGTGTTTAACGATGTATTAAGAATTGTTGGAATTTAG
- a CDS encoding phosphatidate cytidylyltransferase: MKNLVSKIKSIFSIKGMKERSLSSVGMVALFFAVLYLGPDAMKLAFIVLISIMIWEMERMFGKKRASVKNMSPEEMRKFSLYKIALIFLLFYPTLRLFALLSGNYNLALFLIFLTLFVTVSADVGAYMVGSNIKTRKVCPSISPNKSLGGFIGGEIFGFVFGMLYILYMGNEYVSWSLGSMILIMLIAPIIAMMGDLFESLVKRFCEVKDSSDLIPGHGGVLDRLDSFLLTLLFFEILVL; encoded by the coding sequence ATGAAAAATTTAGTTAGTAAAATTAAAAGCATTTTTTCTATTAAAGGTATGAAGGAAAGATCTCTTTCTTCAGTAGGAATGGTAGCTCTGTTTTTTGCCGTTCTTTATCTAGGACCTGATGCAATGAAACTTGCTTTTATAGTTTTGATTTCTATTATGATCTGGGAAATGGAAAGAATGTTTGGTAAGAAGAGGGCGTCTGTTAAAAACATGTCTCCTGAAGAAATGAGAAAGTTCTCTTTATACAAAATAGCTTTAATATTTCTTTTGTTTTATCCAACTTTAAGATTGTTTGCTTTGTTGTCAGGAAATTATAACTTAGCTTTATTTTTAATTTTTCTTACATTGTTTGTTACTGTGTCAGCGGATGTTGGTGCTTATATGGTTGGTTCTAATATTAAAACTAGAAAAGTTTGCCCAAGCATTTCTCCTAATAAAAGTTTAGGTGGTTTTATTGGTGGTGAAATTTTTGGTTTTGTTTTTGGTATGCTTTATATTTTATATATGGGAAATGAATATGTATCTTGGTCTTTGGGTTCAATGATTTTGATTATGTTGATTGCTCCAATTATTGCAATGATGGGTGATTTGTTTGAGTCACTTGTTAAAAGATTTTGTGAAGTTAAGGATAGTTCAGATTTAATTCCAGGGCATGGTGGTGTTCTTGATAGATTGGATAGTTTTTTATTAACTTTGTTGTTTTTTGAAATTTTAGTTTTATAA